In Emys orbicularis isolate rEmyOrb1 chromosome 12, rEmyOrb1.hap1, whole genome shotgun sequence, one genomic interval encodes:
- the LOC135886313 gene encoding olfactory receptor 10A7-like, producing MKYAKESRMGNLTTVTEFILLGLSNHHELQVPLFSIYLLIYLITLMGNILIILITIDTALQTPMYFFLRVLSFLEICYTSVTIPKMLVNFLSDNRSISYVGCAAQMYFLLFLGISECFLLAAMAYDRYVAICNPLRYRLIMNRRVCLSLVVLSWFSGNVVSLVQTTWVFNLPFCGSNQINYFFCDIPPLLKLSCTDTSSYEMQLFTATILVNFTPFSLILVSYIVIISTILKMASADGRHKAFSTCSSHLIVVILYYGSSGLIYLRPKSINSPDSNKVLALMYTTITPILNPIVYSLRNNEVKGAVWRLLWDGLKGKNIFSKKIIGIQVLF from the coding sequence ATGAAATATGCAAAGGAATCAAGAATGGGGAACCTCACCACGGTGACTGAATTCATTCTACTGGGATTGTCCAACCACCATGAACTGCAGGTGCCTCTGTTCTCCATCTATCTGTTAATTTACTTGATTACCCTGATGGGGAACATCCTCATCATCCTCATCACCATAGACACAGCCCTTCAAACCCCTATGTATTTCTTTCTCCGAGTCTTATCCTTCCTGGAGATCTGCTACACCTCGGTCACCATCCCTAAGATGCTGGTGAACTTCCTCTCAGACAACAGGAGCATTTCCTATGTGGGTTGTGCTGCACAAATGTACTTCCTGCTCTTCCTTGGAATCTCTGAGTGCTTCCTTCTGGCTGCAATGGCGTATGACCGCTATGTGGCCATATGCAACCCATTGAGGTACAGGCTCATCATGAACAGGAGGGTCTGCCTTTCATTGGTAGTTCTCTCTTGGTTCAGTGGTAACGTGGTATCCCTAGTACAGACAACCTGGGTTTTCAACTTGCCATTTTGTGGGTCCAATCAGATTAACTATTTCTTTTGTGACATTCCCCCATTGCTTAAGCTTTCTTGCACTGACACCTCTTCATATGAAATGCAGTTGTTTACAGCTACTATACTGGTCAACTTCACTCCATTTTCTCTCATCCTTGTGTCCTACATTGTTATTATCTCCACCATCTTAAAGATGGCTTCGGCTGATGGCAGACACAAAgctttctccacctgctcctcacaCCTCATTGTGGTGATATTGTATTATGGGAGCAGTGGCCTGATCTATTTAAGACCCAAGTCCATTAACTCACCGGACAGCAACAAAGTGCTGGCTCTGATGTATACAACCATCACCCCCATCTTGAACCCTATagtctacagcctgaggaacaatgAGGTGAAAGGGGCTGTGTGGAGATTGTTGTGGGATGGgctgaaaggaaaaaatattttctcaaagaaaataATTGGGATACAGGTCTTGTTCTGA
- the LOC135886312 gene encoding olfactory receptor 10A7-like, with protein sequence MNYAEESRRGNLTTVTEFILLGLSNHHNLQVLLFSIYLSIYTITLMGNILIILITMDPALHTPMYFFLRVLSFLEICYTSVTVPKMLVNFLSDNRSISYMGCVAQMYFLLFLGISECFLLAAMAYDRYVAICNPLRYRVIMNRRVCLSLTILSWFWGNVVSLVQTAWVFTLPFCGSNQINYFFCDIPPLIKLSCIDIPLYEMQLFTAAILVIFTPFSLIVVSYTFIISTILKMASAEGRHKAFSTCSSHLIVVTLYYGSCGLIYLRPKSIHLLDTNKVLALIYTTITPTLNPFIYSLRNKEVKEALRRLLGDRMKRSQ encoded by the coding sequence ATGAATTATGCAGAAGAATCAAGAAGGGGGAACCTCACCACGGTGACTGAATTCATTCTACTAGGATTGTCCAACCACCATAACCTGCAGGTGCTTCTGTTCTCCATCTATCTGTCCATTTATACCATTACACTGATGGGGAACATCCTCATCATCCTCATCACCATGGACCCagcccttcacacccccatgtatttctttCTCCGGGTCTTATCCTTCCTGGAGATCTGCTATACCTCAGTCACTGTCCCCAAGATGCTGGTGAACTTCCTCTCAGACAACAGGAGCATTTCCTACATGGGCTGTGTTGCCCAAATGTACTTCCTGCTCTTCCTTGGAATCTCTGAGTGCTTCCTTCTGGCTGCCATGGCATATGACCGCTATGTGGCCATATGCAACCCATTGAGATACAGAGTCATCATGAACAGGAGGGTCTGCCTTTCCTTGACAATTCTCTCTTGGTTCTGGGGTAATGTGGTGTCCCTAGTACAGACAGCCTGGGTTTTCACCTTGCCATTTTGTGGGTCCAATCAGATTAACTATTTCTTCTGTGATATTCCCCCATTGATTAAGCTTTCTTGTATTGACATCCCTTTGTATGAAATGCAGTTGTTTACAGCAGCTATACTAGTCATCTTCACTCCATTTTCTCTCATCGTTGTGTCCTACACCTTTATTATCTCCACCATCTTAAAGATGGCATCAGCTGAAGGCAGAcacaaagccttctccacctgctcctcacaCCTCATTGTGGTGACTTTGTATTACGGGAGCTGTGGCCTGATCTATTTAAGACCCAAGTCCATTCATTTACTAGACACCAACAAAGTGCTGGCTCTGATATACACAACCATCACCCCAACCTTGAATCCCTttatctacagcctgaggaacaaggaggtgaaaGAGGCTCTGAGGAGATTGCTGGGGGACAGGATGAAGAGAAGTCAGTAG
- the LOC135886314 gene encoding olfactory receptor 10A4-like encodes MEDSKWGNQTGVTEFILLGFGNLPELQVLLFLLFLVIYIVTMAGNILIVVLVVGDQHLHTPMYFFLGNLSCLEICHTSTILPRMLASLLTGDRTISVAGCIVQLYCFACLVATECCLLAVMSYDRYLAICKPLHYAAHMNDQFSLQLAVGSWLSGFTVSTNAACWMSQMIFCGPNEIDHFFCDYIALLKLSCSDTSKMVLVIFLLSFIMILLPFLLTLTSYVCIISTILRIPSTTGRQKAFSTCSSHLIMVTIFYGTLIIVYMLPDTAELRDLNKVLSVFYTVLTPLANPLIYSLRNKEVKESLRKALSKTMTFITNHKLCCRHLW; translated from the coding sequence ATGGAAGACTCCAAATGGGGAAATCAAACAGGCgtcacagaattcatcctcctgggatttggAAATCTCCCTGAACTGCAggtccttctcttcctgctgtttctagtgatctacattgtgaccatggctgggaacatCCTCATTGTTGTGCTAGTTGTgggtgatcagcaccttcacacccccatgtacttcttcctggggaacttgtcctgcttggagatctgtcacacctccaccatcctgcccaggatgctggccagtctcctgactggggacagaaccatttctgttgCGGGCTGTATTGTACAACTGTATTGCTTTGCTTGTCTGGTAGCTACAGAATGTTGTCTCCTAGCagtgatgtcttatgatcggtatttagccaTATGCAAACCCCTGCATTATGCAGCCCATATGAATGATCAGTTTTCCCTCCAGCTAGCAGTTGGGTCTTGGCTAAGTGGCTTTACAGTCAGTACCAACGCAGCATGTTGGATGTCACAAATGATTTTCTGTGGgcccaatgaaattgaccatttcttttgtgattacATCGCATTGCTCAAATTGTCCTGCAGTGACACCAGCAAGATGGTTCTTGTGATCTTCCTTCTCTCCTTCATAATGATTCTTCTTCCATTTCTCTTAACCCTGACATCTTACGTGTGTATCATCAGCACCATcttgagaatcccttccaccacggGGAGGCAAAAGGCTTTTTCCAcatgctcctctcacctcatcaTGGTCACAATTTTCTATGGGACCCTAATCATTGTGTACATGCTCCCAGACACTGCTGAATTGCGAGACCTGAACAAAGTGCTCTCTGTCTTCTACACTGTCCTGACTCCCCTGgccaaccccctcatctacagcctgagaaacaaagaggtcaaGGAGTCCCTGAGAAAAGCTCTAAGTAAGACTATGACTTTTATAACCAATCACAAACTATGTTGTAGGCATTTATGGTAA